Within Cucumis melo cultivar AY chromosome 4, USDA_Cmelo_AY_1.0, whole genome shotgun sequence, the genomic segment ttaaaagaaacaaaacgtTTGTATTTTCAACCACTACGGAGAAAGAGAGAGTGAGTGAGAGTGAAGTTAGGATATCATATTTCAGATAAAGTTagaacgttttttttttttttaaatgtctaatTTTTGTTTCATATTTCACATGAATATAATTGAAACAATTGGTGAAaagatcaaaataataataatataacacaACAATAACAACTTGATTGAGTTAGCCAGGCCCAACTTTAGGTATGTCATGGTGCTCACTCAAATTTGCCAAACGTTGATTGAATTCTTGAATTCGATCACGGTGAGATTTGCTGGCCATCTTGGACATTCTTTGAAGATCAATCTTCTCCCATTGTTGAAGATATCGCCTCTCGGCCGCTGTTAACATATCCTCATATAAACCTTTGCCACCGCCGCCATGGGTATCACGTACCTTTTCTTTTgaacaatcaaccaatgaagtAATGTTCCTTCCTAACAATCTCCAAAAGACAAATATACCAATAAGATTATAGAAACTAAGATGGACACATTGAACAGAAAGACAAAACTAAAGGTACACTTATAATTTACATTTTGGAGCACTTAGGAGACAAGAAGTGTAATAGCAAGGAATGAAGAGTTATGAAGTCTAGGAAGTTTTGAACCCTAAAACCTTTCATAACTCGAGAGTGGGATCCACTAATTTCTTGCACTAAACAAATAGTGGAGTTCATAATTGatagtaaaaaattttcaagtggagattattggatgaaaaaattgtaaaaagaaaaatatattactTCACTCTCCAAAGCATTCCaatatcaataaatttagaatGTGAAAGCTTCTTCATATAACTATTGGTTGACCAATGGATTTGGACCTTCAAGGCACCCAAAGAAAAACAATcttctcatttttttaaaagtttccCGAGGCATTATTCTGTTAGCTGCAAACGAGTTCCGCTACTCAACCATCTACtaatatagtttttattttgcaGTTTCAGTTCTTTTATTCATCTGTTCTGTTGCCGTTTATTTGCTGCTTTGTTTTCTTAATCACTGATGGTCGGATCTGGACGAGTTTTGTGTTTGAAgaccgaagtgcaacaacaataACTCTATACTTCTCTACTCCTACTCCACACCCTTAGAAAGTCATGCATCACAAAGAGGTAAGATTACTTGTATGGTCTAACTATACAACATAACAGGACGGAAAACAAAAGAATGTTTGATTGTTTGGATTGTCAAGAACAATCACTTGTAGATTTATTTTCTACATCTTCAAATAGAAGATGGAGCGCAACCATTCTGGTGACTAGAAAAAGGTCATTGATTTAATGAAGGACTTAGATAAGACGAGTAAAAACCATGATGACTATCGATATATAATCACAACTACTAGGACTAAACAACCCCTTTTACCTCCAAACGATTCAAAACACTTTGATTTGCATAAGAGGTTACAAAACAGAGCACAACATGGTAGAAGTGTAGACTTCGTACGtttgcaaattttttaaaatattgatactaatggctatatttgcaactattcAAACTATGctgatggattttttttttcacggGTAGAAAGGAAGATTTGATAACAACTTTTTCAAATGTAGTCAAACCAAATGAGATAAACGATAGAGGTAATTTTGAACGCAGTCTCCTAAATCAAAGATCTAATAACAACTTCTTCTAACAAATTAACAACTCCGTCTCATATAATGATATAACTCAGCAGATTTTCATCAAATTTTTAACAAAGTACCATCATCATCACAGTTCAAAACACAACAAATTCAAAAGAAATCAACTAACCTGACAGATCATGGTCGTCTTCTCTCACAAGTTGAGAAAATCCGTCAATTCGCTTCTTCTGCTTCTGCTTCTGcttctgcttcttcttctttctaatTCCATCTCCTTTTACACCTAAGGCGGCCTTCCCCTTCAGCCTCAATTTCTCCACCACCACATTATCGTACTCCGACATCTTTTCCAGTTACGAAGAGATGAAAATCAGACGAACAGCAGATATTTATCTACAACGCCAAAATAAAATCGGAGTTGATTTTTACAGCATTGAATTGACGATACGAAATCGATCGAGAAACAGAAAATGATCACATCGCAATGTTGAATTCAGATTCGGGTACCGTTAATGCAAACAATCAAACACAGTTGCAGctgaagaaaaaaattaaatagttctAAGTACTTGGATTGGATCTTCATTTACCTTACGAAATGGTTTGAGCGAAGGCTCTCGAAACTTTCAGAGCTCTATTTTTCTTCGGAAACGGCCGTGTTTATAAGAATCTTTGGAACTTTCTGGACGCCGGAGCGAGTGAGCGTTATTCATTATTACCTACACTGCTGCTAATACGACGTCGTATTCCTTCAATATCGGAATGTCTTGTAATCCTTTGACTTTTGATTTATTCATGTtttcttatattattttaatttgataagAAAATAGCAAAGgtcacaacaaaatgtgatATTAATTATCGTAACCAAATAAATATAGGCATAATATTTggtatgttttttttataatatgatattatcgtaatcaaataaatatagacataatatttgttatgtttttttttccttatttcatAATCCATCCTTTAGCATATGAAataatgaacaaataaaaaagtacTCATTTCAAACAAACTTATCTAAGCTTTATGATTTCTATTGCGTGTGAAGTTTGTTTACCGCTTGTTTTCTAATTGAATTATGAAAATTTTAGTGAAATGTTTATCAATCtcaaaaaaacaaattaattacttgaaaataaatgaaaaatagttaaaaatataacttttgacaaaatatttaaacagtataatgtattttttatttttagcgGTTTTCACTACAAGCAGTTCATTACATTGGGAGAAGTTAGGAGATATAGACATCTCCCGACGTTGTTGGCAGAAATAATGCATCTCCCAATGCACTTTAGGTACACGTCGGGAGATATTGGACACTCCGACGCTTATCTGGAAGCGTATGGATTTGTTCTTTATGAACGAAAGAGAAGAAGAACCATAAATAATGCATCTCCCAATACGCCTTATGTACATGTCGGGAGATATTGGACATTCCGACCCTTAAGCGTCTGAATTTGTTCTTTATgaatgaaagagaagaagaaccAGAGAGTGTCCCTCGTCGCCCACCTTGTCATATTGTTTTGAAGTGATAAAATGCGTAGAATATTTTGAGGTTTGTTTGATTAATTGTTGATTTTAGAAGTTTCGGGAGATCCCCTTTTCTTGCAGTATTTATTATATGAAGTGTAAAtagattttgagttttttttttaaattttaaaaagaaaattacaagTAATATATCATATGCActaactttttttaaaagaacttATCTGCCTATGTATCTCtatgaaaaaattaataatttgaagtGTCTAATAAAAAGTCTTTGataaactaataaaaaaaaaattattttgaagtGTTACACAAAAAATCATCAATTGAAATggaaagaagaaggagaaaatcatttgaagaagatttgggtgtgcaaaaataataataataaaaagaaaaacaaaggtTGTAATTCCTCACACTAATTAATTATGtctcaaatcaaataaaatcatcacaaattatttatacattttcaatatatttctCTCTCAATAAATCAAATCTCTCTTTTCTATCTCAATTATTCTCTCAACTTTAATTTGGTTCtatttgtaattaatttttatatatatatatatgtgggTATAGTTTTGAGATTCACCATAACATTAAAATCATCTGAATCAATgaactttatttaattttatttttggtaTCGAAACTTTTCTAAACTCTAAATCAATAAATTTAGTGATTAGTTTGTATAATTAGTATTATTTCTTGGAAAATTATATCAGATGacaaaaaattagtaaaaaacaGTTCAtagcacttttttttttttttgtatattgcGAATATGGAAAATATaacaagtaattaatgatatcagaCGGCTATCAAAGGACTATATGATCCGtttttaaatttactatttttgcaatttagagAATGTAGTGTCCATAtcatgattcttttttttttccctatttttgcaaaaaaaattttaatagCATGTCCCATTTTTTCTGTAAgacatatttttttatttaaatatcacgatcacttttttttttttttgagaagtTAATCACtagatttaatattaaatatatttatacattattttaatgatcatatatttattattttttgattcAAAATAGACATTCAATTCAATTAAAAAAGACAAAGTAGAAAATTGGATactacaaattaattaattagactAAGATACAATGACACTTACAATAATTGATTTCTCGAAAggatttgaatatatatatatatatatatatatattagtatcTTTAATTAACCTCATAATTTGAGTATCTCTAAAACCATCGGAATCTCCATCGACCTCTCCAAAAGCCTTCGCGAAATGGCTGTCCGCCGTGATCTTGCACCGCCGCCGTCCTCCTCCGTCTGGTGCTTCGTCGTTCCCTCCTACCTACCAATTTTAACAATTGTAAGTGGTAATTGTGCCCTAATATTTTCATGATCCGAGAGGTATTTTTTTTGGGGAGGTGAAAAATGAATTTGCTGCATTTCTATGCATCTAAATTGCAGAAACCTCCACCAAATTTTGAACGTTCCTAAATAATGAAGTTAATTCTTTGGTGAATCTCACTGTGGAGAAAGAAAGGTGTGTGTATTTCTTTTATGTTTGAGTTCTCCTAATCTCTCTCACCATCTCATCTACCTATCCTTTTATCATTTTTCCCTTACTGTTAATGATCAATATGTATAATAAATACATAAGTTATCGAGTTTAAATCTTTACTCACTGGCTAAAATGTGTGAATTTGAGGATAAATTTCAAGGTCGTCGCTTGAATATGCTGCATgataatcattaaaaaaaagtacTGTTGaggaaaactaaaaaaagtttCAATGGTTCTTAGAAAATTGTGTGTTCTATGAATCTAAATTGATAACAATGTTTTTGGTCTATGTGATCAAAGATGAGGAACTTTAAGGTTTACTAATCTTGTgttagattattttttttaggattttaaCATAGTATATATGATTGTGAGATGCATATTTGATCACATCGGGTTCACATAGTTTTTTACTAAAGAACAATTAAAAAGATAATCATCCATCAAGACAAgagaaaattaaagaataaagcGACCAAATTTTAGTATGAAAGCTACTACTATTCTCTCATTAATTGTAAGTCGAGATGaaaattttgtatatgaatACTACTCGAATTGAATGTTAATCGCGACAAGGATAACCTCTATCGACATTTTATGCTCAATACATATCAGCAAATAATGTATTCCTCAatgaattattttccttacaaAAATGTTTGTTGACAGTTTGTagtgtttaaaatataaaaaaaaatattgaaacacCAATTCACctaaaaaatttcctttttttttaaaaaaaaacataacgtGAATTGAACCAGAATATTTcaatcaaaatctaaaaaactaactttttttaataatgtgtttttaaaaactaatgtCAGTACTAGGGTAGGCGGAAAACAAATGTAAAAAATAGAATAGCAAAGTCGTGTATTGGACTTCATTAAATCGTGGACCGGACACACGACCTCGGGCAAAAATCTAACTGGAGTCGAGTACCCGATACACGACCTACTGCATCTAACAAGTGTAAAGGTGTAGCTTTGACTGGCAATTTTGTCGAACTACCCTATTTTTATCCTTTTTTCTCGAACTACTCTATTTTTTTTCGATATTTTCAAAAAACActatattttcatttgatatttaGACTTATGACATGTTTTTGACTTCACATTTTAAACCTTAATGCGAACCGACATGTCGTCGACTTCAGAAATTCTTATCTAATAAATGATTACCGCTCTCTCCACTGCCCTTTCTGCTTCTCCTTCAGGTGTTTCTTCTTCTACAATTCGACTTAGGTTTTGTTCTTCCATATTCTAACCGCCCATTTCTAACGTTTCTTCGATTTCGAGTTTTCAGGTGGACGCTGCAAATACACAGGTCAATCTGTGGTACTACATTTCTCGTTTCTCCGCTGTTTTGTTTTTGTGATTCTCCATTCGTTTTTTGCAATTCCTGTTTGTTAATTAATCTTATATTGGAGTTTGATTGGGGATTCGAATGGCTGGATTTTAATCTGAAAGTGGTTTTACGGACAATGACAGAGAGCGGTGCCAATACGTGTTTTAACTGTGGGGAAGAAGAGGTCTCGTGGCGTACAGCTTCTTGTTGATGAGTATATTGATAAGCTCAAGAACTACTGTCATGTTGAAGATGTTCAACTGCGCTCAAATCCGAGGAATGCGCGGTATGGGATTTTAGGGTTGATGTTAGtttgtaaattttgttttgcTGAATGATGTTAAGCTTAATTGAATACTTTCATTCTGCATATTGGTACTTGAATTTAGGGATCCGAAAGCTCAAATTGATGATGAAGACGTGGCTGTCGTGAATCTTCTCAAGTCTGACGACTGGGTTTATCTCTTAACATTCTTTTTCGTCGGATCATTACATAATTTGTTTTTCTGGCTGCGCTCGTTTACCAAAAACTAGTTTACAACTCTCTCTTTCCGAATTAGTTACATATTTCTTTTGTCTACTAAAAACGTAAAAGAAGATTGTACTCTTGAACTCTTTTACTTCAGAAAAAATGAGTCGTAGTGCTTTTTTCTGGGAAAGAAATATAGGTtgcaatatatatttttatatacaaTACGACCGATGTGGGTTGAGGGATTTGGATGTCCAATCTCAATAGGAGTACGATATGCTTGTGTGTCAGATCAAAATGATCTCTAGAATGCTTTTTAGTGCTGCTATTACTGCTTACTATCTCCATTATGCATATGCACCTTGCAGGTTGTGATGCTGGATGAGAATGGGAAAGAGATATCCTCCGAGCAGATGGCTGAGTTGGTGGCAGATGCAGGCAATACAGTGCGTagcattttcaattcaaatgaATTAGTTGCTTCGTTATTATCTgttagggtgcgtttgggggaaggaaagaGTTATGAGGGAAAAAGGATTATAATccaagtgttatgataatatgtgtttgggggaaaagttattattggtagtgttatggtaatatgtgtttgggggaaagaatataaaaggtagtgttatgatagtatgtgtttggaggagggattatgatagtagtgttataataatatatgtttgggGGAAAAGTTATGattgtaataatttaaaaaataataatagaatttggatTGGGTTAGTTGGATAGGGTAGTGTAGAGTTtaagaaagtaaaagagagGATAAGATAGGtttatttagggattaggataaccctaatccccatTTATCATAATCGCATATTTGGCCCTATTTCCTAATTCTTTTTCCCTTAAAACCTCACCCTAAACACACCCTTAATCTCTACTTACCTAAACACACCCTTAATCTCTACTTTTGACAGTAGTCATGATacttcaaattttaaaagttagTGTCAAGGAGTTCAGTCTGGAAATTGAAAGTTTTGATTATTCTCAAATTAACAAGCCCACATGTTCCAATTTCCATATTAGTCTAGATCTTAGCATGTGACAGTCTCTCTCTTTCTAATTCTATATGATGACAGATGGCTAGAAGTAGAACAATATGGGggattattttaaattttcttagCCTCATAGAGGTTTTCAGTTGTCACCGTGCTCCGATTGTTTCTGGAAACAACTTTAATAGAGCTATCGGGGTATGTTGAGAATGGACATGGCATTTTTTAGATGTTGTTAGATAAGGTACTGTCTTCTAATCTTATGTTTCTTATTCTCTGCAGGGTGCTTCAAGATTATCATTTTGCATTGGTGGACCGTATGGCCATGGACAAAAACTGCGAGAACGAGCTAACTTATCAATCAAGCTTTCCTCCATGGTATTAAATCATCAAATTGCACTACTTGTGCTTATGGAACAACTTTACAGGtaacatttcttttttcttctagtCAATAGTGCCTCATGGGTGGAACTGATGTGTTGAAGATAATGAACTTAAGATGCTGGACGTACAATTGTATTATCCCTTGAAACTTCCTGTTTTTGTTCACTACGGCCAAAATCTCTCTCGGTCTTGCCTGGCACCTAGAATCTACTCAAACCTCATAGCTTATGGCTGCAAAATGTTTTGAAATTTCATATCCGGACATTAAATTTATAACTTAAGCAGccattttgaaactttttaaatCAAACCGCCACTTTCTTTCACACATTTACTTCAAAATCCAACACTAAACACCCTACTCACTCTGCACCATCTTGCATTTTGAAGTGAACATACTTGTTCTCAATGCATTTGTATTAATTTTAGGTCATGGACTATTCTAAAAGGTCAGAAGTACCATCATTAGCAGCAGCAGTTCAAATGCCAGCTTACCGGTATTTTGCCTTGATATGTTACATCTTTAGCTGTCTATTTCATCTTCACAATAGAAGGAAAAGTTTAAGTTTGTGTCAAAATTATCTCTTATTGCCATTATTGTAGGAAAGTTTGTCGCTTATTTTGGCCAAAGCATTTCCCTCCCGATCTTTCGTTTATGAATATAAATTCTTCATCTACTCAGCAACTGTAAGTTCTAATGGGTCAAAAATTTTAACCTCATCTTAAAGAAATTAATAGATGTCTCAACCATTGTTGTGTACCATATTTGCTCTTGGATTCATGACGAATGGAGCCTCGAGGTGGAGATTAACTATTTTCGGCATCATTACGCttgatttcttctcttttcttatgGGGGGAGATAGGAGACTCGTTTAGGGTAGTTTACCATGATGTTGTAATGAACATTGCGAGAATCCATGATATTTGTGTATTTGGcaatgtatatttaattt encodes:
- the LOC103503768 gene encoding uncharacterized protein LOC103503768; the protein is MSEYDNVVVEKLRLKGKAALGVKGDGIRKKKKQKQKQKQKKRIDGFSQLVREDDHDLSGRNITSLVDCSKEKVRDTHGGGGKGLYEDMLTAAERRYLQQWEKIDLQRMSKMASKSHRDRIQEFNQRLANLSEHHDIPKVGPG
- the LOC103503770 gene encoding putative RNA methyltransferase At5g10620, giving the protein MITALSTALSASPSGGRCKYTGQSVRAVPIRVLTVGKKRSRGVQLLVDEYIDKLKNYCHVEDVQLRSNPRNARDPKAQIDDEDVAVVNLLKSDDWVVMLDENGKEISSEQMAELVADAGNTGASRLSFCIGGPYGHGQKLRERANLSIKLSSMVLNHQIALLVLMEQLYRSWTILKGQKYHH